In a single window of the Nicotiana tomentosiformis chromosome 8, ASM39032v3, whole genome shotgun sequence genome:
- the LOC104119618 gene encoding probable aminotransferase TAT2 has translation MENKLAKWGFNNGDLKEKSLLSIRSVLETIMENLKEENERKSVIHLGRGDPSAIPCFRTSPVAENALFSAVRSAKFNGYAPAVGLYSARRSIAEYLSHDLPHQLSPDDVFLTPGANHAIEVVMAVLARPGANILLPKPGYPFYEARAAVSNVEVRHFDLLPEKGWEVDLGSLESLVDDNTIAIVIINPGNPCGNVFFSEHLQEVAETAKKLGILVIADEVYNHLCFGSKPFVPMGVFGSITPILTLGSLSKRWIIPGWRLGWMAMVDPSGILKKSGLAESLQSYLDYGANPATIIQGAVPHILETTTKDFFSNINNILREAVDVFITKIQEMPCFTCPYKPDGAMSVMFKLNLSYLEGINDDMDFCTKLVHEESVIVLPGVVVGLKNWLRLTFAIEPSILEEGLERIKAFCLRHSRS, from the exons ATGGAGAACAAGTTGGCCAAATGGGGTTTCAACAATGGAGATTTAAAGGAAAAATCATTGCTTTCAATTCGATCAGTTCTTGAAACGATAATGGAAAATCTTAAAGAAGAGAATGAGAGGAAGTCAGTCATTCATTTGGGGCGTGGTGACCCTTCTGCAATTCCCTGCTTTCGAACTTCACCGGTAGCAGAAAACGCTCTTTTTAGTGCTGTTCGATCTGCTAAGTTCAATGGTTACGCTCCTGCTGTTGGTCTTTATTCAGCTCGGAG GTCGATAGCGGAATACCTCTCTCATGATCTTCCTCATCAACTATCACCAGATGATGTTTTCCTTACACCTGGTGCTAATCATGCAATTGAAGTTGTAATGGCGGTCCTCGCTCGCCCTGGTGCCAACATATTGCTTCCTAAACCAGGGTATCCGTTTTATGAAGCTCGTGCTGCAGTTAGTAATGTTGAGGTTCGCCATTTCGACCTTCTCCCAGAAAAGGGTTGGGAGGTCGATCTTGGAAGCCTAGAATCCCTTGTTGATGATAACACTATTGCCATAGTTATCATTAATCCTGGAAATCCTTGTGGTAATGTTTTTTTCTCCGAACACTTGCAAGAG GTTGCGGAGACAGCAAAAAAGCTAGGTATTCTAGTGATtgcagatgaagtctataaccatCTATGTTTCGGTAGCAAGCCGTTTGTGCCAATGGGAGTATTTGGATCAATAACTCCAATTTTAACTCTGGGGTCATTGTCAAAAAGATGGATTATTCCTGGTTGGCGACTTGGTTGGATGGCAATGGTTGATCCTAGTGGCATTCTTAAGAAGTCCGGG CTTGCTGAATCCCTTCAAAGTTATCTTGATTACGGTGCTAATCCTGCAACTATTATTCAG GGAGCAGTGCCTCACATCCTCGAGACGACGACCAAGGATTTCTTTTCAAACATCAATAATATATTAAGGGAAGCTGTCGATGTATTTATTACCAAAATTCAGGAGATGCCTTGCTTTACCTGCCCGTACAAACCAGATGGAGCAATGTCAGTGATG TTTAAGTTGAACCTGTCATATTTGGAAGGCATAAATGATGATATGGATTTCTGCACTAAGTTAGTCCATGAAGAATCAGTAATCGTTCTGCCAG GAGTGGTGGTGGGACTGAAGAATTGGCTGCGGTTAACTTTTGCCATTGAGCCATCCATTCTTGAAGAAGGACTTGAGAGGATAAAAGCTTTCTGCTTGAGGCATTCAAGGAGCTAA
- the LOC138897059 gene encoding uncharacterized protein produces the protein MEVGEPTLRYLQADEESNNEAMLINLELLEERRDLAHVRMAAQKQRMERYYNQRTNLRFFRVGDLVLRKVTQNTRELNVDKLASTWEGPYRVSAITGKWSYELENRNRDKFPSNWNVAHLKK, from the coding sequence ATGGAAGTAGGGGAGCCAACCTTAAGGTATTTGCAGGCAGACGAAGAGTCAAACAACGAGGCAATGCTGATCAACTTAGAACTGCTTgaggaacgcagggacttggcacatGTCAGAATGGCAGCCCAAAAGCAGAGGATGGAGCGGTATTACAATCAAAGAACCAACCTTCGTTTCTTTAGAGTGGGagacttggtcttgaggaaggtGACTCAGAACACTCGAGAACTCAACGTCGACAAATTAGCCTCTacatgggaaggcccttaccgAGTTTCGGCTATCACCGGTAAATGGTCATACGAGTTGGAAAACCGCAATAGAGACAAGTTTCCCAGCAATTGGAACGTGGCTCATCTCAAAAAATAG
- the LOC138897060 gene encoding uncharacterized protein produces MDVGVSTSLEGTKGILVKPVVALKAKRRRNIAGLPGGLKSYEYEALNAGLELARGLDSEAVKIKCDLQLLVNQVYGIFDTKDERMKQYVVKVQALLSRFREWSITHIPREENAEADAFENLGSSTEIQGPESGTVIQPMNSDLHTNGYYEVNSANLVWDWRNEKINYLKHGKLPKEPKASRVLHTKAGRYSFDKGQLYRKSFQGSLARCLGA; encoded by the exons atggacGTTGGAGTGTCGACAAGccttgaaggaactaaaggaataCTTGTCAAGCCCGTCGTTGCTCTCAAAGCCAAAAGAAGGAGAAACATTGCTGGTCTACCTGGCGGTCTCAAAAGTTACG agtatgaagctttaaATGCAGGGCTTGAACTGGCCCGGGGGCTCGACTCTGAAGCCGTCAAAATCAAATGTGATTTGCAACTgttggtaaatcaggtctatggAATTTTTGACACCAAAGATGAGCGAATGAagcaatacgtggtaaaggttcaaGCCTTATTATCAAGATTCCGAGAGTGGTCAATAACCcacatcccgagggaagaaaacgCGGAAGCAGATGCATTTGAAAATCTGGGTTCATCGACGGAAATTCAAGGGCCGGAATCAGGTACGGTAATTCAACCGATGAACTCAGACTTACACACgaatggttactatgaggtgaattcgGCCAATCTGGTGTGGGACTGGAGAAACGAGAAAATTAATTATCTCAAGCACGGGAAACTGCCCAAAGAACCCAAAGCATCAAGAGTGTTGCACACCAAAGCTGGGCGATACAGCTTTGACAAAGGCCAATTGTACAGAAAATCATTCCAAGGCTCGttggcccgatgcttaggagcATAA